DNA sequence from the Odontesthes bonariensis isolate fOdoBon6 chromosome 18, fOdoBon6.hap1, whole genome shotgun sequence genome:
ATCTTCAGTCGTGTGCTAAGACCCTGGATGCTCCACTGATCCTTGAGCGATCCTGACGGTCAGTTGGCTGTTAATCCTTGCAGcctactttgtgtgtgtgtcttgtgAAAACAAGTAATCAAAGCTGCATTTAGCTAAAAAGCTGCTTCTTGTGTGTCTGGGAAAGAACCCAAGTTGCTGCATATTTACAACACTAATAACACAGCAAAGCTGGAAATTGTGACATATCAATATGCTGGTTTTAGGTAAGTACAGTCCTAATGGTAGGAAGCCCCAGGTCTCTATAAGCCACGCAAGCATCACCCCACTGTTGGACAGAGCTCCACTCTTCCCTTATCAGGCTGTCGTCTGGCATCGAGAGCCATCCACAGAAAGAAGCTGGACAACTTCTACTTGAAGGGACAGACTGTTGGAGCCTAACAGACAAAAGGCAGGCCAGAAAAGATTTGCAGCTTGCATTAGTGGTAGCTGACGTGGAGCAACGTGTACATCCCAAACACACTCACGCATATGCCAAAGCCTGCACAGCTGGCGGCACTCGACGTGCCTGGGTGACGGCCAGCTAGTGAACCTCAAAGTCCAGGACTGAAAACCGGGAGGGAGGGGGTGCAATGTTGATTCTAACAATAAGTAGTAAAAGGTTTGGAATGtacacagactgacagacacaTATTAGCAACAAGCAGACTGATAAACACAAGCACAAACACTTATGTGCACGCCTGCACATAGGAAAATCCATTGAGCTCATCTGCGAGGGATCAGAATTCTTTTGCTTCTGATTCAATTATATGAATTGAGAAATTGTTAAACATTCTCAGGAGCTTTGGTACAATGCAATCTATTTTTCAAGGAAACTTGATGGCATCTTACATCTACTTGATGCTGACAGATGTTGTTGATAATAGTCTATAGTAAAAAATTGTTGAGGATAAGGTCACAAGTAAAGCTTTTAAATCACATAAAGCATGGTCATGTTAATTGGACGtgactgaattttttttctgtggttgACTTCTTTTGTGCCCACagtttccacaaggtttctgcATTTCATCTGCAAATTAATTGCAGGCAAGAGTATACCACAGATGGAGGAGTAATGGAAAAACTCATTAGGATGGGTCCTGACAGCCAAACTTTCCAACGCTTAGTAGTGCGTAGGTATATGGAAAACACATTATGCAACCAAACCAAGCGTCAGACGGGTAGCtcttgttctatctttctctcaATTATGCTAAGATGAAGTCATCATTACTTTGCAAAGTGCTACCAGCAATACCAgctcccccccaaaaaatgttcCCTCTGCAAAGTCCACAGAATGGAAGTTGGACATCATACCAGATATGTTTGGTATGTGACTTGTCTGGGTCTGACAGGGGACATTTGTCAGAACCAGGGAAAATAACATTCCTTCATTTCTTTATCCATCCTTTCCAAGATCTCTGCATTATATAATGTACTAGGATGTAGGTTCAACTTGCACATCAATCTGCCAAATGTGAACACCATTACAGTTAAGTAAAAAGacatgttgtataaagtgtGGAGAATGAACCGAACCCCCAAAACTGACTCTATGAAATGACATAAAATATACCTTCTATCAAACTAcatcacacaaaaacaaatacatatCATTTAGGAAAATACTTAGCTGGTGTCAAAAGAACATGTAAATCTTCAGCAGATCAATGTGCATGAAGCAACTATGATAAGAAGTTTGCATGTGTAGGACAAAATTGCATGAAAGATATTGTGTACTCTGGTTGTTAGTAATAGTGTGACATCTAGTGGGCAATTCAAATATAATTGTGACTTTTCAAGTGACATGAAGTAAACATGAGGGAAAAAGTCAAACTTCAGTTTACAACAGAATGTAAACGAATGACATAGTaatgtttattatttatttatgtttcttATATATGTTTTTTGGTTATATGCACACATAACAAAACTCTTAGTTTTTTGGAGTAAAAGGGCAACAATCTGCTTTGACATAGACAAAACAGACTTGAGCATGAAAAACGGAGACAAAACAAATCTTAGTAAGAAATCTCTGCTTTAGTACCAGTTGTATGATCTAACATGTAAGTCCTTTGTATATTCTGAggtttattttttaacaaaaatgttaatcaaaacatttgtgaaaaaaaatctcatgATTGTGGACACAATCTTTAGatttaaggaggaagaagaaatatCAAAAATCCTGGTGAAATCCTTGTCCTCTCACGGAAAATGAAACACTAATTCTGAATCCAATTTCCTCATTTTTGTACTGCAAATGCATGCAAATTAAAACATGTTCACTTAGATCATACCTCATTTACGTGTTTAAATatagacacacacaaaaaagttcTTGAGCCAATTAGGACGATTTTTATCTCAGTAGTCCATATTCTTTAAAATTTACATCTGGAAATATTTCAAATCTGCACacaactgattaaaaaaaaaaaaaaaaaaaaaaaaaaagatacggTACACGTTTATTCTGAACTGTGAAGAAGAACATATTACTGATCCTTTACTTGAATAGACAACAAAGACATAATATAATGACCGCAGAGATTTACAGTGACTGAAAGTGGAAAAAACAATTAAGGAAGCAATGTGTCTTTTCTGTTAACATTGGTGGGGGACCTTCTGCGTGTCTAATGGTTATGTGATTCTggattgcccccccccccccctgttcaCCGCTGATCGGAAATACTCAGACAAATCCGACTGTTCCCATCAAAATAACCACGCTATTTATGGCTCATCAAAATCATCCCCGGAACGTTTGGCCTCTAAAAACCTTCGGATATTTTCAAAAGACGGACCAACTAGTGCCACACCACTTGTTGTCCGTCAAGCAAAGTAACGCACAAGTTGATGCTCCGCATTAGAGTGTTTCAATTTATTTTTGACTCAGCGGTTTAAATACTTTTGATGGACTGCGAGGAGCAGAAAGACACCGAAGCAAAAGCCCCTTCAGTGATCGACCGTTATTACACACGTTGGTACAGAGCCGGTAAGTAAAGTCTCATTGAAATGTGTCTCCATGCTGGTTAATGGTCAATAGTAAGTGTCACGGCTAAGTATGCTAACGTTTTCATAGTTCAGTAAGGGAGCGCGATGCACATGTTTTATGGCAAGCAAAGGattctaaaaaaaatatatatatatatgcatatatcgTTGTTGAAACTGTTTTCTTTAGATATGAAGGCGAAACCGTGTGAGGACCACTGCATCCTGCAACATTCAAACAGGTAACAGCAGTAGTGAAACATCTGCTGGTGATAAAAGGAAAACAACATGACAGTGAAGCATCCTTTTGAATATCTTGTGATACTTACCTGATACCCTGCTACATTGCTCTTATATGCGATCGAACATTACACCGCATTAAGATCGCTGCCTAATGATTATGCAGACCTTGATATGAGGTGTTAAGCTTTATGGCCATTCTTTCGTGACGCAAATTACTTGTCGCCTGAAAACGATTGAATGCTTAGAGTTTTCGAGTTTGTGCGATTTAGAGTTGGCAAATGTGCATAAAAGTAGCTCATTACTGAGTAGTTGTTTGCATGTGGTTTGAAAAGTCATATCTTCTTTTTTGCAGAATATGTGTTATCACTTTAGCAGAGACCCACCCAATCCTTCAGAATGGGCGCACGATCAAAAGCATTAATTACCGGATCAGTGAAGGCTGCAGTCGGCTGAATAATAAAGTGTCTGGGAAGTCCAAGCGGGTAATGTCATCAAGATTTCCGTAAATGTATTCTTCTGGTCCTGTTTGTCAAACCATCCTCAAGGTGTTTGTttgtctcccccccccccccctaacaACAGGGAGGCCAGTTCCTTACCGATTTTGCACCTTTGTGCAGGATAACGTGCTCAGATGAAACTGAATACACAATCTACAGGTGAGACGTttgtctaattttttttttttatcagcatGGATCAAGTTATCCTCCACATGATTGCGTGCCAGCATCACTAACACACCGTATGTTGTCTCAGCTGTATCCGGGGCCGTCTGCTGGAGGTCAATGAGAATATTTTAAAAACGCCAAGTCTGTTGCTTGAAAAGGTAAATTATGCCTTTACATCAGAATGTTCCAGTTAATGTGCAGATATCTTGATTTCATTGATATGTTTGACCTGTGATACCATAACTGAGCGATAATTATGATAGTCAACTTTTTATTTGTCTCTCTTGGACTGTAAATTTGTTCAGCTGTTTGCTGTATATGAGTAAATATGATATATAACTGAGAGAGATTAGATTAGTTTAGATGAATTAACCGCATCGGGTGATCCAGTCCTTCACCTTTTTCAGTGTTGCTTAAGTTTTATCTGATGTTATGAAACCAAACGCTTCAGTTGTGCTTTGTCTTTTAACCCCCAACAGCCGTCCACTGAAGGGTACATCGCTGTCATCCTGCCGAAGTTTGACGAGAGCAAGAGCATAACAGAAAGTCTTCTGAGCAGAGAGGAGTTTGAGAGCCTCGTCTCAAAGCGCGCCCAGTCGCAACCCTCCTGACGCGGCTCCTGCAGTATTCAGGGCTAAAGTGTTCCGAAGGAGCGTTTTGGCTGAAGAATGTGGACAGTATCCAGGAAACTGATATTTAAACTGAATCAATCCTGAAACTCTTGTTTAGAATACAAGCACTTTAGGTTTGCAAGAGCTTTAGGCTCTTCTGCatcagttgttttatttttggtttttttttttttgtacttcgATGAAGGGTCCAGGAAGTTTTCAAATTTGCAGTTTCTTTCCCATGTTCGGTTGTTTTGGGCTAATTTGATGAACAAAGACGTGGAGGAAAagcatgttgtttttttgttgaacataaagaaaacccaacagtgatttaagaaaaatattgtttattttttttcgtcTCACCTTTATCAACCTTTCAGCTGTCAAAAGAATAGATGGTCCAAAACTAGATCTGATTTCTTCACATCTGGGGTACTGCTGCAGTACCCAGCATTCTTAGCTGCTCTCACACATACATGGATTCTCTAAAGCTTATTGTATGTTTTAAATTTCAGTCATTATGAAACTCTTGCCTAGTACCAAAGTTATTACCTTGGGATACAAACACTGTTTACCCTTCAAGTACCATAttctatatattcatatttatacCTCATACCATTTAATACTTATCTGCCTGTTGGGCAGCTTCATGTTGATAGTCTTCATATTATGTacactttaatttttttttacacagaacTACCTTTCATCACGGCAGAATATGATTTGGTAATACTCGAGATGTATTAAAGTAAAGTCCTGGCTTTCCAGAAACACCTAAAAGATGGGGTTTATTGACTTTTTCTCCTTTCTTCCAACCTGGCGATATAATATAAATGTCTCCACTGATGAGCACTGGAGGACAAATAGTGTATTCAGGATAGTTGGAATCTAAGGATTTGAGTCTTTAGGAAACAATCATATTTGgcaagaatctttttttttttcttttgttttttttttgcatttcctACTAGCATGGCACATGGGGAATGTTCTGCAGTAAATGCTGTGACAACTAGACAATAATGCCATCATGTGGTCGACTAGTAAAATATACGTCCGAGTGACATGGCTAACGTTACATAAATGTGTTAACATTACAAGTCTGCAAATGTACAAGATTTAAacagtagcttttttttttctctttaaatctaACCTGTGAGACGCATTTACAGTACACCACAGAACAAATGGGCTTGTTACACAGAGGCACATAGTGAAGACAGGTGTATGGCTGAGCTGAGCATCAAGTGGAGTTCTCACCTGATTCCTGATCATTTTATCAATTCGATAGCCAGAGAAGTGATAAAGTGAtggcaaaatcttttttttttttttttttttgccagaccTCACTCTTCTTGAAGAGTCACTCTCATAGTGGTGCCCGATTATTTCCATCATGTGAGCTGGGGTGAAACTGGTGCTTCAGGTAACAAGCAAACCTGGAGTAAAAACTACCACACAGGTCATTGAGAGCTTGCGTTTGCTTTTTCTCCTGCACATCTTGCAATTCATCATCATGATGGGGAATACAAGCTCTTGCTGACCCAAAGGCAACCATCTTCACCCCATGGCTCCAGCCCACTCTGTGGCGGGTGCATGGTGATGAGGGGGGTATATTTCCTGGATTACATGTGCTCCACAGAGGTGAGGTTGGCTGTGTGTGGCTTCAACAAGAATAACAGACAACAGAGGAGACCATCCCCTAGATTATTTGCTTTCCAACAGGTTGAGACCGGTCATGTGCTGCTCAAAGGGTTTGATGCCGAAGCCATTGCTGTTCTTGCCATTGATGGCCCCTTCCTCTTTAACAGGTGTGGATGCATCCTGCTTTTCTCTCCAGTCCTGTGGGGAGCTAAGGCTAGTCCTCTCTGACTTGTACTGCAAATGGACAGAAAAAAATAGatggaaaaaaatacacaaacagTACACTTGTAGCTACTAGACTCAGTATTGTTTTTGTGTCACACTCTGCAGCTTTATGAAGCATTTAGCTAGCTGGTTTAGTTTTGCAGACCACCGTTTTATAGTTTTGGTTCTGTCTCATCAGCTGCTTTTTCTTGATTTGTTGTGGCCACAAGCCCCACTTTTTCACTTTAATctcaaaacgatgcatttggaaagTACTTGGTGGAGTACAGTGGAGCTCTAAGCAgataaaaagaaatatttccACTTTAAAGGGAGCAAAAGGGAAAGTGAATACTCCCAAAAAACAGGTCTAAATCAAGGCCAATGCTGCTACATATCTGCTGAATGTTAATAACGATAGTCGGCTAACTCTATCAAGTTTACCAAATTATTGTGAGTGTTCAGTGGAATATCACCTTTCTGTTGAGCTTGTTGCAGAGTGGGAGGAGGGGGTGGACCACAGTCAAGATGCTTCTGCTTGTCTGAATGGATGAGTCCAcctacaaacaaagaaacaaaaataccTCCAAGTTTACAAAGAATCTTTAAGGGACCAAAGGCAC
Encoded proteins:
- the abitram gene encoding protein Abitram, with amino-acid sequence MDCEEQKDTEAKAPSVIDRYYTRWYRADMKAKPCEDHCILQHSNRICVITLAETHPILQNGRTIKSINYRISEGCSRLNNKVSGKSKRGGQFLTDFAPLCRITCSDETEYTIYSCIRGRLLEVNENILKTPSLLLEKPSTEGYIAVILPKFDESKSITESLLSREEFESLVSKRAQSQPS